One Rhodothermus bifroesti DNA window includes the following coding sequences:
- a CDS encoding enoyl-CoA hydratase-related protein, with the protein MAYRFINLDFDTGVAILTLNRPEVLNSFHRPMAEETLQALQQAAEEASVRAIVLTGAGRAFCAGQDLQAVLPHKGAAAPDLGEIVRTQYNPMIRLIRHTEKPFVAAVNGTAAGAGANIALACDFVVAAENATFIQAFARIGLIPDSGGTFMLPRLVGLARATACMMLADKVSAAEAYALGMIYQVCPPDKLMEEAMQLARRLAALPTQALGLIKRALNQSFVNSLDAQLELEAQLQGEAGRTADYQEGVAAFLEKRMPAFQGK; encoded by the coding sequence ATGGCCTACCGCTTTATCAACCTCGATTTCGACACGGGCGTAGCTATTTTGACCCTCAACCGGCCTGAGGTCCTGAACAGTTTTCATCGACCCATGGCCGAGGAAACGCTTCAGGCATTGCAGCAAGCAGCCGAGGAGGCCTCCGTGCGGGCTATAGTGCTCACCGGCGCTGGGCGAGCTTTTTGTGCTGGACAGGACCTGCAGGCTGTGCTTCCCCATAAAGGCGCAGCAGCTCCAGACTTGGGCGAAATCGTGCGCACGCAGTACAACCCTATGATCCGCCTCATTCGCCATACCGAAAAGCCTTTCGTAGCTGCCGTCAATGGCACTGCGGCCGGCGCTGGTGCCAACATCGCACTGGCCTGCGACTTTGTCGTAGCTGCTGAAAATGCGACGTTTATACAGGCATTTGCGCGCATTGGTCTCATTCCTGACAGCGGCGGCACCTTTATGCTTCCCCGACTGGTGGGCTTGGCCCGGGCCACTGCATGCATGATGCTAGCCGACAAAGTGTCTGCTGCTGAAGCCTATGCACTAGGAATGATTTACCAGGTCTGCCCACCCGATAAACTGATGGAAGAAGCCATGCAACTGGCCCGTCGGTTGGCTGCCCTGCCTACGCAGGCACTGGGCTTAATCAAACGCGCACTCAATCAGTCTTTTGTAAACTCCTTAGATGCCCAGCTTGAGCTGGAAGCCCAGCTGCAAGGCGAGGCTGGTCGCACAGCAGATTATCAGGAAGGCGTGGCAGCCTTTTTGGAAAAACGCATGCCGGCTTTTCAAGGCAAGTAG
- a CDS encoding 3-hydroxyacyl-CoA dehydrogenase NAD-binding domain-containing protein, which produces MSSSLPTIGVIGAGTMGRGIAQVAASSGHPVLLYDIRPQALEEAQQHLERILHRLVEKGQLAPAQAAETLRRITFLSDSLEPFRSCSLLIEAIAEDLAAKQTLFAQLERWTAAEALLATNTSSLSVTAIAAACRHPERVLGLHFFNPAPLMPLVEVVPGLATTSEVIERAYTLMESWGKVPVIARDTPGFIVNRIARPFYGEALRLLEEGVADVPTIDWALCTFGGFRMGPFALMDLIGNDINYKVTETLWKAFFYEPRYRPSFMQQRLVEAGRLGRKTGRGFYDYREGAQNPPPTTDAKLGQQIFERVLAMLINEAVDAVFWRIASPTDIDRAMILGVNYPKGLLHWAEELGLATVLHWMETLYATYREERYRPSPLWQQMLQQGRRFFEETP; this is translated from the coding sequence ATGTCCTCCTCTTTGCCAACAATAGGCGTTATCGGTGCTGGCACCATGGGGCGCGGAATTGCCCAGGTAGCGGCAAGCTCAGGGCACCCGGTCTTGCTCTACGACATCCGCCCACAGGCACTGGAAGAGGCCCAGCAACATCTCGAACGCATCCTGCATCGCCTGGTCGAAAAAGGCCAACTTGCCCCTGCCCAAGCAGCTGAAACGCTACGCCGCATTACGTTTTTGAGCGACAGTTTGGAGCCGTTCCGTTCGTGCAGCCTGCTGATTGAAGCGATCGCCGAAGACTTGGCAGCCAAGCAGACGCTTTTTGCACAATTAGAGCGATGGACAGCAGCTGAGGCTCTCTTGGCAACCAATACTTCGTCGCTTTCGGTTACGGCCATTGCTGCGGCTTGCCGTCATCCAGAACGTGTGCTTGGCTTGCATTTTTTTAACCCCGCTCCCCTCATGCCCCTTGTCGAGGTCGTGCCGGGCCTTGCTACAACCTCTGAAGTGATCGAGCGCGCCTATACCCTCATGGAAAGCTGGGGAAAGGTCCCGGTTATTGCGCGCGACACGCCAGGCTTTATCGTCAACCGCATTGCTCGACCCTTTTACGGCGAAGCTCTACGCCTACTTGAAGAAGGCGTAGCCGACGTACCCACAATAGATTGGGCCCTCTGCACCTTTGGTGGTTTTCGCATGGGGCCATTTGCCCTCATGGACCTCATCGGCAACGACATCAACTACAAGGTAACCGAAACGCTTTGGAAAGCCTTCTTTTATGAGCCGCGCTACCGGCCTTCCTTTATGCAGCAACGCCTCGTTGAGGCCGGAAGACTAGGCCGAAAAACCGGGAGGGGATTTTACGACTACCGAGAAGGCGCCCAAAACCCACCGCCTACTACCGATGCAAAACTAGGGCAACAAATTTTTGAGCGTGTGCTGGCCATGCTGATCAACGAGGCCGTCGATGCGGTTTTCTGGCGCATAGCTTCGCCAACCGACATTGACCGGGCCATGATTTTAGGCGTAAACTACCCCAAAGGTCTGCTGCACTGGGCCGAAGAGCTGGGACTAGCAACGGTGCTGCACTGGATGGAGACGCTCTACGCAACCTATCGAGAAGAGCGCTACCGGCCTAGTCCCCTATGGCAACAAATGCTGCAACAAGGCCGCCGTTTTTTTGAAGAAACGCCTTAA
- a CDS encoding PaaI family thioesterase: MNRPAGDLAAQQQAERIVSQMMAHDAFSQWLGIEVVSVAPGRSVVRMTVREEMLNGFSVAHGGIAYALADSALAFASNSCGLVTLTLESTVFYAQAVHVGEVLTAVAEEVSSGHRMALYDVVITRADGSRVAFVRGTVYRTKQPHQ; the protein is encoded by the coding sequence ATGAACCGTCCTGCAGGCGATTTAGCAGCCCAGCAACAAGCCGAACGCATCGTGTCCCAAATGATGGCCCATGACGCGTTTAGTCAATGGTTGGGGATTGAAGTGGTGTCGGTTGCTCCAGGTCGCAGCGTTGTACGCATGACCGTACGCGAGGAAATGCTAAACGGCTTTTCCGTAGCGCATGGGGGCATTGCCTATGCCCTGGCCGACAGTGCCCTAGCTTTTGCCTCGAACTCCTGCGGACTGGTAACCCTGACGTTGGAAAGCACGGTCTTTTATGCCCAAGCAGTCCATGTAGGCGAAGTACTGACCGCCGTAGCCGAGGAGGTCTCCAGCGGCCACCGCATGGCCCTCTACGACGTGGTCATCACCCGAGCCGACGGCAGCCGCGTCGCCTTTGTCCGCGGCACCGTGTACCGCACGAAACAGCCGCACCAATAA
- the pcaF gene encoding 3-oxoadipyl-CoA thiolase, with protein sequence MSQAYIVDGVRTPIGRLGGALATVRADDLAAHVLRALLHRHPQIDPAAINDVYLGCANQAGEDNRNIARMALLLAGLPPSVPGVTINRLCASGMSAVVEAARAICLGEGDLYLAGGIEHMTRAPFVLSKASQPFGRDVALYDTTLGWRFVHPEIEARYGAESMGETAENLVERYGISREAQDWFAYCSHQKAAAAQKRGRLALEIVPVEAPQPKAPPRRVVDDEHIRADTTPKVLAQLPPAFRPNGTVTAGNASGLNDGACALLLASENALRRFNLTPKARLVSSAVVGVEPRFMGIGPVEASRRALARAGLNFDDLDLIELNEAFAAQVLACLQEWGLAAEDPRLNPNGGAIALGHPLGMTGARLILTATIELEQRQARYGLCTLCVGVGQGMAIVMERI encoded by the coding sequence ATGTCCCAAGCTTACATTGTCGACGGCGTACGCACGCCTATTGGACGCCTAGGGGGCGCATTGGCAACCGTACGGGCCGACGATCTGGCCGCCCACGTGCTACGAGCTTTGCTCCACCGACATCCACAAATCGATCCTGCTGCCATCAACGACGTGTACTTGGGCTGCGCCAACCAAGCTGGTGAAGATAACCGCAACATAGCCCGAATGGCCCTGTTGCTGGCGGGCTTACCCCCCAGCGTACCTGGGGTAACCATCAACCGACTGTGCGCCTCAGGCATGAGTGCTGTTGTGGAAGCCGCGCGAGCTATTTGCTTAGGTGAAGGGGACCTCTACCTGGCGGGCGGCATCGAGCACATGACGCGCGCCCCGTTTGTACTTTCCAAAGCTAGCCAGCCCTTTGGACGCGACGTAGCGCTCTACGACACCACCTTGGGCTGGCGCTTCGTACACCCCGAAATCGAGGCACGCTACGGCGCCGAATCCATGGGAGAAACGGCTGAAAACCTGGTTGAACGGTACGGCATCTCTCGTGAGGCCCAAGACTGGTTTGCCTACTGCTCTCATCAGAAAGCAGCAGCTGCCCAAAAGCGCGGCCGCCTGGCCTTAGAGATCGTGCCGGTTGAAGCTCCCCAGCCTAAAGCACCCCCTCGGCGCGTCGTAGACGACGAGCACATCCGGGCAGATACTACGCCGAAGGTCCTGGCCCAGCTACCACCTGCATTTCGGCCCAACGGTACCGTCACTGCCGGTAATGCCTCGGGGCTTAACGACGGGGCGTGCGCCCTGCTCCTGGCTTCTGAAAACGCCCTTCGACGCTTCAACCTAACCCCCAAAGCCCGGCTTGTAAGCAGCGCTGTCGTTGGCGTTGAACCCAGGTTCATGGGGATTGGACCTGTAGAAGCCAGCCGCCGCGCACTTGCACGCGCCGGCCTAAACTTTGACGACCTAGACCTTATTGAGCTCAACGAAGCTTTTGCTGCTCAGGTCCTGGCTTGCTTGCAGGAGTGGGGGCTGGCTGCCGAAGACCCCCGTCTGAATCCGAATGGCGGCGCTATTGCCTTAGGCCACCCTCTAGGCATGACTGGGGCTCGCCTGATCTTAACCGCAACGATCGAACTGGAGCAGCGCCAAGCCCGCTATGGACTCTGCACGCTTTGCGTAGGCGTCGGCCAAGGCATGGCCATCGTAATGGAACGCATCTAA
- the paaZ gene encoding phenylacetic acid degradation bifunctional protein PaaZ, translating to MDTTLYLGKIQSFAQGHWHTPQTTGRPVYHAVTGEPIAEISSEGLDFKGMLDYARTVGGPNLRSMTFHERARMLKALALYLSERKAAFYEIAQATGATRQDAWLDIDGGIGTFFVYASKGRRELPNEHFLLEGEPETISRGGTFLGHHLLVPLEGVAVHINAFNFPCWGMLEKLAPTLLAGMPAIVKPASVTAYVAERIVRAMLDSGLLPEGALQLICGSVGDLFDHLTGQDVVTFTGSAETGLRLKSHPTVLREAVRFNLEADSLNFSMLGPDVTPDLPEFELFIQEVIREMTIKAGQRCTAIRRTLVPAEKIDAVLEALSERLRQVIVGNPAHERVQMGPLVSRDQVAEVRSRLEVLAEAGELLCGGGQDGFQVVGADPNRGAFFPPTLLYCARPFEHAAPHTVEAFGPVNTVMPYQDLDEAIRLAKMGRGSLVGSLITTDPEIARTVVLGTAAYHGRLLVLNRECARENTGHGAPLPHLVHGGPGRAGGGEELGGLRGLLRYMQRTALQGAPTMLTAICKEWMPGAAQPTSEVHPFRKYFEDLTIGETLTTARRTVTEADVVNFAGISGDFFYAHMDELAACESPIFQGRVAHGYFVLSAAAGLFVDPRPGPVLANYGLENLRFTKPVRPGDTIQAKLTVKKKIPREGDPPSGIVVWHVDVLNQHQEVVASYDILTLVALRPNAATA from the coding sequence ATGGATACGACCCTCTACCTCGGTAAAATTCAAAGTTTTGCCCAAGGACACTGGCATACGCCGCAAACCACAGGCCGCCCTGTTTACCACGCGGTTACGGGTGAACCCATCGCGGAAATCTCCAGCGAAGGGCTAGATTTCAAAGGCATGTTAGACTATGCCCGAACGGTTGGGGGCCCTAACCTACGCAGCATGACGTTTCACGAACGGGCCCGTATGCTTAAAGCCCTGGCGCTTTACCTCTCAGAACGCAAAGCCGCATTTTATGAAATTGCTCAAGCCACGGGAGCTACCCGGCAGGATGCCTGGCTCGACATTGACGGGGGGATCGGTACCTTTTTCGTTTATGCCAGCAAAGGTCGCCGTGAGCTGCCTAACGAGCACTTTCTGCTAGAGGGCGAGCCCGAAACCATCTCGCGAGGTGGCACTTTCCTAGGCCACCACCTGCTGGTACCCCTTGAAGGCGTCGCTGTGCACATCAACGCGTTTAACTTTCCATGTTGGGGTATGCTTGAAAAGCTTGCCCCTACGCTTTTGGCGGGCATGCCCGCGATTGTCAAGCCCGCTTCGGTCACGGCCTACGTGGCCGAGCGTATTGTGCGTGCCATGCTAGACTCTGGACTGTTGCCTGAAGGGGCCTTGCAGCTCATCTGCGGCAGTGTGGGGGATTTATTTGATCACCTGACGGGCCAGGATGTGGTTACGTTTACTGGGTCGGCCGAAACAGGTCTGCGTCTCAAAAGCCACCCCACCGTGCTGCGAGAGGCTGTCCGTTTTAACCTGGAAGCCGACTCGCTCAATTTCTCTATGCTTGGCCCAGACGTCACGCCAGACCTGCCGGAGTTTGAGCTTTTCATCCAGGAAGTCATCCGAGAAATGACAATTAAAGCTGGTCAGCGCTGCACCGCAATCCGACGTACACTGGTGCCGGCGGAAAAAATAGATGCAGTGCTGGAAGCGCTATCGGAGCGCCTACGACAAGTGATCGTGGGCAACCCTGCTCATGAGCGCGTCCAGATGGGTCCGCTGGTAAGCCGCGACCAGGTAGCCGAAGTCCGCTCGCGCCTAGAAGTGCTAGCCGAAGCAGGAGAACTGCTTTGCGGTGGCGGGCAAGACGGATTTCAGGTTGTTGGAGCTGATCCCAATCGCGGGGCTTTCTTTCCCCCAACGCTGCTCTACTGCGCCCGTCCTTTCGAACATGCGGCTCCCCACACGGTGGAGGCCTTTGGGCCAGTAAACACGGTCATGCCTTACCAGGACCTAGACGAAGCCATTCGCCTGGCCAAAATGGGCCGGGGCAGCTTAGTAGGATCCCTCATTACCACCGATCCTGAGATCGCGCGCACCGTTGTGCTGGGCACCGCTGCCTACCATGGGCGCCTGCTGGTACTCAACCGTGAATGCGCTCGAGAAAACACGGGGCACGGTGCTCCCCTGCCCCACCTGGTGCACGGCGGCCCCGGACGTGCCGGCGGTGGCGAAGAGCTAGGAGGCCTCCGCGGTCTATTACGCTACATGCAACGCACTGCCCTGCAAGGCGCCCCCACCATGCTCACCGCAATCTGCAAAGAATGGATGCCTGGAGCTGCACAGCCAACTTCCGAAGTGCATCCCTTCCGAAAATATTTTGAGGACCTCACCATTGGCGAAACGCTAACCACTGCCCGGCGCACCGTTACCGAAGCCGACGTGGTCAACTTTGCCGGCATCAGTGGCGACTTTTTCTATGCCCATATGGACGAGCTGGCCGCTTGTGAAAGCCCGATCTTTCAAGGGCGCGTGGCGCACGGCTACTTTGTGCTGTCAGCAGCAGCTGGCCTATTTGTCGATCCCCGCCCAGGGCCAGTGCTAGCCAACTATGGCCTTGAAAACCTGCGCTTTACCAAACCCGTCAGACCAGGCGATACCATCCAAGCTAAGCTCACCGTGAAAAAGAAAATCCCACGCGAAGGCGATCCCCCCAGCGGCATTGTTGTCTGGCATGTGGACGTCCTCAATCAGCACCAAGAAGTGGTGGCAAGTTACGACATTCTCACCCTTGTTGCCCTACGGCCTAATGCGGCTACTGCATAG
- a CDS encoding YbaN family protein — protein MRVVWLGSGLVCTGLGFLGIILPIVPATPFFLLAAYAFARSSPRLEQWLLDLPRVGPSIRAYRAGLGIPRRTKRWATLIIVLSLMFSTWRLPILEAKLLVLALGAVGLWYIYRRVPTREDVLAQGARSHEG, from the coding sequence ATGCGGGTTGTTTGGCTAGGAAGTGGTCTGGTGTGCACTGGTTTGGGCTTTCTTGGGATTATCCTGCCCATTGTGCCAGCCACACCCTTTTTCTTGCTGGCTGCTTATGCTTTTGCCCGTAGCAGCCCACGTCTAGAACAGTGGCTGCTGGATCTACCTCGCGTTGGGCCATCCATTCGTGCCTACCGTGCCGGCTTGGGCATCCCGCGCCGCACCAAGCGCTGGGCTACCCTAATCATTGTACTTTCGCTGATGTTCAGCACTTGGCGCCTGCCGATCCTGGAAGCTAAGCTCCTGGTACTAGCCTTGGGAGCTGTAGGTCTTTGGTACATCTATCGACGCGTACCCACCCGCGAAGACGTTTTGGCCCAAGGTGCGCGTAGTCACGAGGGCTAA
- a CDS encoding polysaccharide deacetylase family protein: MSNVWPDPKPTVGYLPCCVEGPDAWLPKAAYALRMLLLPLGLAPRWVDRDTLRALGQGLYYGPEGNSWPKGVISVALHETTLAYFAGYQPYDARRVRWQHAGAGRWPVLFGSPDGAADPIASAFFWLSGWQEYVLRPRDVHGRVRYADSLQAMLGLATQPPVEATRMALAIQLAQHGLPLRVRRWRGHRWAFCPTFDIDYVRKWRPGMLYREFWGYLLRGQLQQPISRRLRRAFKVLQSWLGGQDPFRKALIGMMEQVQPLGSATFFLKAGATSAYDVPYEIDRHLQNWLHRLEAAGMEVGLHPSYHAATHAKHLFREQERLAQRLQQPLVSVRTHYLRWITPTTPRLLAAAGFRIDSSLGWAEHEGFRHGTCLPFQLFDIEANAPLPLWEFPLAMMESTLFVRRGLSLPEAIQVTDALLTNCRRYGGLCVALWHNTLWDEMDFPGWKTHFTQTLKQVAAQDACIVNLRSALEGWY; encoded by the coding sequence ATGTCAAACGTTTGGCCCGATCCGAAGCCCACTGTCGGTTATCTGCCCTGCTGCGTTGAAGGGCCAGATGCTTGGTTGCCCAAGGCCGCTTATGCCCTTCGCATGCTGCTGTTGCCTCTGGGATTGGCCCCACGCTGGGTCGATCGGGATACGCTTCGCGCGCTTGGCCAGGGTTTGTACTATGGGCCGGAGGGCAACAGCTGGCCTAAAGGTGTAATCAGCGTTGCGTTGCATGAAACTACCTTGGCCTATTTTGCCGGCTACCAGCCCTACGATGCCCGCAGGGTACGCTGGCAGCACGCTGGGGCAGGGCGCTGGCCTGTGTTGTTCGGAAGTCCCGATGGCGCGGCAGATCCAATAGCCTCTGCGTTTTTCTGGCTTTCAGGATGGCAGGAGTATGTCCTGCGGCCGCGCGACGTGCATGGTCGCGTGCGCTATGCCGACTCGCTGCAAGCCATGCTGGGTTTGGCTACGCAACCGCCTGTCGAGGCGACGCGCATGGCATTGGCAATCCAGCTCGCTCAACACGGTCTACCGCTGCGCGTGCGCCGCTGGCGTGGACATCGCTGGGCATTTTGCCCAACGTTCGATATCGACTACGTGCGTAAATGGCGACCCGGCATGCTATACCGCGAGTTTTGGGGGTATTTGCTGCGCGGTCAATTGCAACAACCTATTTCTAGGCGACTCCGGCGCGCCTTCAAGGTGCTCCAGTCATGGCTGGGCGGGCAAGATCCTTTCCGCAAAGCCCTGATTGGCATGATGGAACAAGTGCAGCCCCTAGGTAGCGCTACATTTTTTTTGAAAGCCGGTGCGACCAGCGCTTATGATGTCCCTTATGAGATAGATCGACACCTGCAAAATTGGCTGCATCGGCTTGAAGCAGCGGGTATGGAAGTGGGCTTACATCCTAGCTATCATGCTGCAACGCATGCTAAGCACCTGTTTCGAGAACAAGAGCGACTTGCGCAGAGGCTGCAGCAACCGCTCGTTTCGGTGCGTACGCATTACTTGCGCTGGATTACCCCCACCACTCCTCGGCTGCTTGCTGCTGCTGGGTTTCGGATTGATAGTTCTTTGGGTTGGGCTGAGCATGAAGGATTTCGGCACGGTACCTGCTTGCCTTTTCAACTTTTTGACATCGAGGCCAATGCCCCACTGCCGCTTTGGGAGTTTCCCTTAGCTATGATGGAGTCAACGCTGTTTGTTCGACGTGGGCTGAGCCTACCTGAAGCGATTCAGGTTACGGATGCGCTGCTGACTAACTGCCGCCGTTATGGCGGCCTGTGCGTGGCACTCTGGCACAATACGCTATGGGATGAAATGGATTTTCCGGGTTGGAAAACCCATTTTACGCAAACGCTAAAGCAGGTTGCTGCACAAGATGCATGTATCGTAAATCTGCGATCTGCGCTTGAGGGCTGGTATTAG
- the alaS gene encoding alanine--tRNA ligase, with protein MSTYKSSEQIRQSFLDFFREKGHEIVPSAPLVPQNDPTLLFTNAGMNQFKDVFLGTGSRPYKRAADTQKCLRVSGKHNDLEEVGHDTYHHTFFEMLGNWSFGDYFKREAIRWAWELLVERWGLDPDRLYATVHEGDEALGLEPDIEAAELWKTETSIDPTHIKFCPTKDNFWMMGDTGPCGPCSEIHIDLRPEEERRRLPGIALVNAGDPRVMEIWNLVFIQYNALPDGRLEPLKAKHVDTGMGLERIVAVLQGKTSNYDTDLFAPLLERAAQLSPREDVRGYDDLRIADDRERERVRVALRVVADHIRAIAFAIADGVVPGPAGRGYVIRRLLRRAVRYGYQILAFREPFLYQLVEPLAHKMGRVFPEVERHRTYIERVIRAEEESFLATLGTGLAFFERLIPYLKATAEGQPLEVVRTELLRDGPALDLLEKAYGTTDRQAAVAAFLKSAAEKNVPGELAFLLHDTYGFPVDLTQLMAREEGLGVDMAQYEALMHRQRERARAASTFGIAGLPADEEAAGWQRISDGEDSVFVGYDTTRVDKARIRAVRTLKTPEGLRYELVLDQTPFYAESGGQVGDTGLLRVGEETLHVLDTQKQTGHIVHVVDRLPAALDAPVEAVVDVARRERIQKHHTATHLLHAALREILGTHVQQKGSLVAPDRLRFDFSHFERVTPELLRRIEARVNEVIQRNVPRIEERDVPYAEAIARGAMALFGEKYGDRVRVITFDPNFSVELCGGTHVAATGELGVLRIVSEGSVASGIRRIEALAGQDALAWINRQLEELERSREQFKSLQRPLADEIAALLEEQRRLEKALAALRREQQQMRLAALVEAAHRVDGVRVVTGQLPPTSMDELRELAQALRDQLGREGVAVLGTVDPEGHKVYLAAAVTDDVVGRGLEAGRLVGEVARIVGGGGGGRPTLATAGGRMPDKLPEALQAVPRLVQQMVS; from the coding sequence ATGAGCACCTATAAATCCTCCGAGCAGATTCGCCAGTCGTTTTTGGACTTTTTCCGCGAAAAGGGCCATGAAATTGTCCCTAGCGCGCCGTTAGTGCCGCAGAACGATCCCACGCTGCTATTTACAAACGCGGGGATGAACCAGTTCAAGGATGTGTTTCTAGGCACGGGTAGCCGGCCCTATAAGCGCGCTGCCGATACGCAGAAATGCCTGCGGGTTTCGGGAAAGCACAACGATCTTGAAGAGGTGGGGCACGACACCTACCACCACACCTTCTTCGAGATGCTGGGTAACTGGAGCTTTGGCGACTACTTCAAGCGGGAAGCTATCCGCTGGGCTTGGGAATTGCTTGTTGAACGCTGGGGCTTAGATCCTGACCGGCTCTATGCTACGGTTCATGAAGGGGATGAGGCTTTGGGTTTAGAGCCCGATATTGAGGCAGCTGAGCTTTGGAAGACAGAGACTTCGATCGATCCCACACACATCAAATTTTGCCCAACCAAGGACAACTTCTGGATGATGGGCGATACCGGGCCCTGCGGTCCGTGCAGTGAGATTCACATCGACCTTAGGCCTGAAGAAGAGCGGCGTCGTCTACCGGGTATTGCATTGGTTAACGCGGGGGATCCGCGGGTGATGGAAATCTGGAACCTGGTATTCATCCAGTACAATGCCCTGCCTGATGGTCGCCTAGAGCCACTTAAGGCCAAGCATGTCGATACCGGCATGGGGCTGGAGCGCATTGTGGCGGTGCTTCAGGGCAAGACGTCGAACTACGACACTGACCTGTTTGCCCCACTGCTAGAGCGGGCTGCACAGCTTTCACCGCGGGAAGACGTGCGCGGCTACGACGATCTTCGCATAGCAGACGATCGGGAGCGTGAGCGGGTGCGCGTAGCATTGCGCGTGGTGGCGGATCATATCCGCGCCATTGCGTTTGCGATTGCCGATGGGGTAGTCCCTGGCCCGGCTGGCCGTGGCTACGTTATTCGGCGACTTTTGCGTCGTGCCGTTCGCTACGGCTATCAGATACTGGCGTTTCGGGAGCCTTTTCTATACCAGCTTGTCGAACCCCTGGCACACAAGATGGGGCGCGTTTTCCCAGAAGTTGAACGCCACCGTACGTACATAGAGCGCGTCATTCGGGCTGAGGAGGAGAGCTTCTTGGCCACACTAGGCACTGGACTGGCATTTTTTGAGCGGTTAATCCCTTATCTTAAAGCAACGGCTGAGGGTCAGCCGCTTGAGGTCGTCCGGACTGAGCTGCTGCGCGATGGTCCGGCGCTTGACCTGCTGGAGAAGGCCTATGGAACAACCGATCGCCAGGCTGCTGTCGCGGCCTTTCTAAAGAGCGCTGCTGAAAAGAATGTGCCTGGTGAACTGGCTTTTCTTTTGCATGACACTTACGGCTTCCCGGTCGATTTGACGCAACTGATGGCCCGTGAAGAGGGGCTAGGTGTGGATATGGCACAGTATGAAGCGCTCATGCATCGCCAACGCGAACGGGCACGCGCAGCTTCTACCTTTGGGATTGCAGGGCTCCCGGCCGATGAAGAAGCCGCCGGATGGCAACGCATCAGTGATGGGGAAGACTCGGTTTTTGTAGGATACGACACAACCCGCGTAGACAAAGCACGCATCCGAGCTGTACGTACCCTTAAGACGCCTGAAGGACTTCGATACGAACTGGTACTGGACCAAACGCCTTTCTACGCAGAAAGTGGCGGGCAGGTAGGCGACACCGGCTTGCTGCGTGTGGGTGAGGAAACCCTGCATGTGCTGGATACGCAGAAACAAACAGGCCACATCGTGCACGTGGTAGACCGGCTCCCAGCTGCTTTGGATGCCCCGGTTGAAGCAGTGGTCGATGTCGCTCGGCGCGAGCGCATTCAGAAGCACCATACGGCTACGCATTTGCTGCATGCCGCATTACGTGAAATTTTAGGAACCCACGTGCAGCAAAAAGGCTCGCTGGTGGCTCCCGACCGCTTGCGGTTTGACTTCAGCCACTTTGAGCGCGTAACCCCCGAGTTGCTACGCCGGATTGAAGCCCGCGTAAACGAAGTAATTCAGCGCAACGTGCCCCGCATCGAAGAGCGCGACGTCCCGTATGCCGAAGCTATCGCGCGGGGGGCTATGGCGCTCTTTGGCGAAAAGTACGGTGACCGGGTGCGCGTAATTACGTTTGACCCCAACTTTTCCGTAGAACTCTGCGGCGGTACGCATGTGGCAGCCACTGGGGAGTTGGGTGTGTTGCGTATCGTCTCCGAAGGCTCAGTTGCTTCCGGCATTCGACGCATAGAGGCTTTAGCTGGCCAGGATGCTTTAGCTTGGATTAACCGGCAGCTTGAAGAACTGGAGCGGTCACGCGAGCAGTTTAAAAGCTTGCAGCGCCCCTTGGCCGATGAAATTGCAGCACTGCTGGAAGAGCAGCGGCGTTTAGAAAAAGCGTTAGCGGCGCTGCGGCGCGAGCAGCAGCAGATGCGATTGGCTGCATTGGTTGAAGCAGCCCACCGTGTGGATGGTGTGCGGGTGGTCACCGGTCAGCTCCCGCCGACTTCTATGGACGAGCTGCGCGAGCTAGCGCAGGCGCTTAGAGATCAGCTTGGCCGTGAAGGTGTGGCCGTGCTGGGAACAGTTGATCCAGAAGGCCACAAAGTCTATCTGGCTGCAGCCGTAACCGACGATGTGGTGGGGCGCGGTCTAGAGGCTGGACGCTTGGTGGGCGAAGTGGCGCGCATTGTGGGTGGAGGAGGGGGTGGGCGGCCGACGCTGGCTACAGCCGGTGGGCGAATGCCTGACAAACTGCCCGAGGCTCTCCAGGCCGTCCCTAGGCTGGTGCAGCAAATGGTGAGCTGA